The Flavobacteriales bacterium TMED191 genome has a window encoding:
- a CDS encoding 30S ribosomal protein S5, whose amino-acid sequence MKTKINIQHVRPGGLELIEKVVSIQRVTKVTKGGRTFSFSAIVVVGDENGVVGYGLGKGKEVTLAITKATDNAKKELVRIPILNGTIPHEQYGKYGGAKVFIRPASSGTGVIAGGAMRSIIEAVGIKDILAKSKGSTNPHNLVKATVEALVNLRDVNEIASIRGISVNKVFNG is encoded by the coding sequence ATGAAGACAAAAATAAATATACAACATGTAAGACCGGGTGGTTTAGAGTTAATCGAAAAGGTAGTTAGTATTCAACGTGTTACTAAGGTTACAAAAGGAGGAAGAACATTTAGTTTTTCAGCAATTGTAGTTGTTGGAGACGAAAACGGTGTTGTTGGTTATGGCCTTGGAAAAGGTAAAGAGGTGACATTGGCTATCACAAAGGCAACTGATAATGCCAAGAAAGAACTAGTTCGTATTCCTATTTTGAATGGCACTATTCCACACGAACAATATGGCAAGTATGGTGGAGCAAAGGTTTTTATTCGCCCTGCATCTAGTGGTACTGGTGTTATTGCTGGAGGTGCAATGAGGTCAATAATTGAAGCTGTAGGGATTAAAGATATTTTAGCAAAGTCTAAGGGGTCTACAAATCCTCATAATTTAGTAAAAGCAACTGTAGAAGCATTAGTTAATCTAAGAGATGTTAATGAGATAGCAAGTATTAGAGGAATTTCAGTAAATAAAGTATTTAATGGCTAA
- a CDS encoding 50S ribosomal protein L18, with product MIDKQKRRAKIKKRIRGVINGTNDFPRLTVFRSNKEIYASLVDDAGGTTLCSASSLEKDIASKKMTKIEQANLVGSVIAKRAVSVGIKKCAFDRNGYLYHGRVKSLADGVRKGGLNF from the coding sequence ATGATAGATAAACAAAAAAGAAGAGCAAAGATAAAAAAAAGAATACGTGGTGTAATTAATGGAACAAATGATTTTCCACGGTTAACTGTTTTTAGAAGCAATAAGGAGATATATGCTAGTTTAGTCGATGATGCAGGTGGAACTACTCTATGTTCTGCATCTTCCTTAGAAAAGGATATAGCAAGTAAAAAAATGACAAAAATTGAACAAGCCAATTTAGTTGGTAGTGTAATTGCAAAAAGAGCTGTTTCTGTCGGTATAAAAAAATGTGCTTTTGATAGAAATGGTTATTTATATCATGGTCGTGTGAAATCATTAGCAGATGGTGTAAGGAAAGGAGGATTAAATTTTTAA
- a CDS encoding 50S ribosomal protein L6: MSRVGLNPITIPDGVEFNFSEQLFSAKSQKGSLSIKLTAGFNVVKDDSGTLNIKRPDDTKGSRAKHGLYRALIANIFEGLSLGFKKELELHGVGYRASNKGQMLXLSLGYSHNIILEVCKEVILKTESEKGKSPKIILESFDKELIGSVAAKIRSFRKHDPYKGKGIRFVGERVRRKAGKTAS, translated from the coding sequence ATGTCAAGAGTTGGTTTAAATCCTATTACAATACCTGATGGTGTTGAATTTAATTTTTCAGAACAACTATTTTCTGCAAAAAGTCAGAAAGGTAGCTTATCTATAAAGCTAACCGCTGGTTTCAATGTTGTAAAAGATGATTCAGGTACACTAAATATAAAGAGACCTGATGACACAAAAGGAAGTAGAGCTAAACATGGATTGTACCGCGCTTTGATTGCAAATATATTCGAGGGATTATCTTTAGGTTTTAAAAAAGAGCTTGAGTTGCATGGTGTTGGATACAGGGCTTCAAATAAAGGACAAATGTTAGANTTATCTTTGGGGTATTCTCACAATATCATATTAGAAGTTTGTAAAGAAGTTATTCTAAAAACTGAATCTGAAAAAGGGAAAAGCCCTAAAATTATATTAGAATCGTTTGATAAAGAATTAATAGGCTCTGTAGCAGCAAAAATTCGTTCGTTTAGAAAACATGATCCTTATAAAGGTAAGGGAATTCGTTTTGTTGGTGAAAGAGTAAGAAGAAAAGCTGGTAAGACAGCAAGTTAA
- a CDS encoding 30S ribosomal protein S8: MITDSIGNYLTSIRNAILAQHKVVSVPSSNIKNAITKVLMDQGYILNYKFNKEGSKEMIQIALKYNSITSVSAIKGIDRISTPGLRKYSSADQLPRVLNGLGVAVISTSQGXMTDKKARKLNIGGEVICHVY, encoded by the coding sequence ATGATAACAGATTCAATAGGAAATTATTTAACATCAATTAGAAATGCTATACTTGCCCAACATAAAGTGGTTAGTGTACCTTCTTCTAATATTAAAAATGCAATAACAAAGGTTTTGATGGATCAAGGATATATTTTGAATTATAAATTCAATAAAGAAGGTTCAAAAGAAATGATACAGATTGCGCTGAAATATAATTCAATTACTAGTGTTTCGGCAATTAAAGGTATTGATAGAATTAGCACACCTGGTTTAAGAAAGTATAGTAGTGCTGATCAATTACCAAGAGTTTTAAATGGTTTAGGTGTNGCGGTTATTTCTACATCGCAAGGCATNATGACTGATAAAAAAGCAAGAAAATTAAATATTGGTGGCGAAGTAATTTGCCATGTGTATTAA
- a CDS encoding 30S ribosomal protein S14 has product MAKESMKAREVKRQKLVARYSKKREELKAAGDNIGLQKLPKNSSPVRLHNRCKITGRPKGYMRIFGISRVMFREMANKGLIPGIKKSSW; this is encoded by the coding sequence ATGGCAAAAGAATCCATGAAAGCAAGAGAGGTTAAGCGACAAAAATTAGTTGCGAGGTACTCAAAAAAAAGAGAAGAACTTAAGGCAGCTGGTGATAATATTGGTTTACAAAAGCTACCTAAGAATTCTTCCCCAGTTAGGTTACATAATAGATGTAAAATTACAGGAAGACCAAAAGGTTACATGAGAATATTTGGTATCTCTCGTGTTATGTTTAGAGAAATGGCAAATAAAGGGTTAATACCTGGTATTAAAAAATCAAGTTGGTAA
- a CDS encoding 50S ribosomal protein L5, translated as MKKYTPRLKEKYNKDIIPKLKKDLDYANVMQVPKLNKICINQGVGQAVNDKKLIEIASEEMTKITGQKSVVALSKKDISNFKLRKGMPIGVKVTLRRERMYEFLDRFISVSLPGVRDFQGISPKGFDGRGNYTLGIXEQIIFPEIKVDEIKKITGLDITFVTSAKSDKEGLALLTELGLPFKKTN; from the coding sequence ATGAAAAAATATACACCTAGATTAAAGGAAAAATATAACAAAGATATTATTCCAAAGTTAAAAAAAGACCTTGATTATGCAAATGTCATGCAAGTTCCAAAACTTAATAAGATTTGTATTAATCAGGGAGTTGGACAAGCAGTTAATGATAAAAAATTAATTGAGATTGCAAGCGAAGAAATGACTAAAATTACTGGTCAAAAGTCTGTTGTTGCATTGTCTAAAAAAGATATATCTAATTTTAAACTACGAAAAGGAATGCCAATTGGGGTAAAAGTGACTCTTAGACGTGAACGTATGTATGAGTTTTTAGATAGATTTATTTCTGTTTCTTTGCCTGGTGTAAGAGATTTTCAAGGAATTAGTCCAAAAGGATTTGATGGTAGAGGTAATTATACNCTAGGTATCAANGAACAGATAATATTTCCTGAAATAAAAGTAGATGAAATAAAAAAAATAACAGGACTAGACATCACTTTTGTTACTTCTGCAAAATCTGATAAAGAAGGTTTGGCGTTGTTAACAGAACTAGGTTTACCATTTAAAAAAACAAATTGA
- a CDS encoding 50S ribosomal protein L24 — protein sequence MLKSRIXKGDSVKVMTGKSKGHVGRVIAMVPNKSVAYVEGASIVSRHTKPNAQYPDGGIIKKESPIHXSNLMLVDEKGNPSKVGVKFDKKTGKKNRFFKTTGELLK from the coding sequence ATGTTAAAAAGTAGAATAANAAAAGGAGATTCCGTAAAGGTTATGACTGGAAAGTCAAAAGGCCATGTAGGTAGGGTTATTGCAATGGTTCCTAATAAATCTGTTGCATATGTTGAGGGTGCCAGTATTGTTAGCAGACATACTAAGCCTAATGCACAATATCCAGATGGGGGAATTATAAAAAAAGAATCACCAATTCATNTATCTAATTTAATGTTAGTAGATGAAAAAGGTAATCCATCTAAAGTAGGCGTTAAATTTGATAAAAAAACGGGAAAGAAAAATCGATTTTTTAAAACAACAGGAGAACTTTTAAAATGA
- a CDS encoding 50S ribosomal protein L14: protein MLQQESLLNVADNTGAKKVLCIRVLGGTKRRYASLGDKIVVSVKSVSPNGTVKKKQVTTAVVVRTRKEVKRFDGSYIRFDDNACVLLDTNGEMRGTRVFGPVARELRDSNNMKIISLAPEVL, encoded by the coding sequence ATGTTACAACAAGAATCATTATTAAACGTCGCAGATAACACAGGTGCAAAAAAAGTACTTTGCATTAGAGTGCTCGGAGGAACAAAACGAAGATATGCATCTTTAGGAGATAAAATAGTTGTGTCTGTTAAGTCTGTTTCTCCCAATGGGACAGTTAAAAAGAAACAAGTTACAACTGCTGTTGTGGTTAGAACAAGAAAAGAAGTTAAGAGATTTGATGGCTCTTATATTCGATTTGATGATAATGCATGTGTTTTACTAGATACTAATGGTGAAATGCGTGGAACTAGGGTGTTTGGTCCAGTCGCTAGAGAATTAAGAGACTCCAATAACATGAAGATCATTTCTTTGGCCCCCGAAGTATTATAA
- a CDS encoding 30S ribosomal protein S17, whose amino-acid sequence MSDRKLRKERVGVVSSISMDKSIMVAVERRVKHPRYEKFVKTTSKFMAHDEKNICNVGDTVSIMETRPMSKRKCWRLVEILEKAK is encoded by the coding sequence ATGAGTGATAGAAAACTAAGAAAAGAAAGAGTTGGTGTTGTTTCAAGTATTTCCATGGATAAGTCAATTATGGTTGCAGTAGAAAGACGTGTTAAACACCCTAGATATGAAAAGTTTGTTAAAACAACATCAAAATTTATGGCTCATGATGAAAAAAATATATGTAATGTAGGAGACACCGTTTCTATTATGGAAACACGTCCTATGAGTAAACGTAAATGTTGGAGATTAGTTGAGATTTTAGAAAAAGCAAAATAA
- the rpmC gene encoding 50S ribosomal protein L29, whose product MANKNLISEMTXLELLKKLEDDRASFKKMKLYHKTATLDNPISLRSRRREIAKLLTEINKRKIK is encoded by the coding sequence ATGGCTAATAAAAACTTAATAAGTGAGATGACTNATTTGGAACTTCTAAAGAAATTAGAAGACGATAGAGCTTCATTTAAAAAAATGAAATTATATCATAAAACTGCCACTTTGGATAATCCAATATCATTAAGATCAAGAAGGCGAGAAATTGCAAAATTGTTAACAGAGATTAATAAAAGAAAAATAAAATGA
- a CDS encoding 50S ribosomal protein L16, with translation MLQPKKTKYRKSQKGKMKGNAQRGATLNFGSYGIKSLDECFVTARQIEAARIAATRYMKREGQLWIRIFPDKVLTKKPAEVRMGKGKGAPEYWVAVVKPGRMLFECDGVSEEIASEALRLAAQKLPVKTKFIKRRDLIN, from the coding sequence ATGCTACAACCAAAGAAAACAAAATATAGAAAAAGTCAAAAGGGGAAAATGAAAGGTAATGCTCAACGAGGAGCAACCTTAAATTTTGGTTCTTATGGCATCAAGTCCTTGGATGAATGTTTTGTTACAGCTAGGCAGATAGAGGCAGCACGTATTGCTGCCACCAGATATATGAAAAGAGAAGGGCAACTTTGGATCCGTATCTTTCCAGATAAAGTACTTACTAAAAAACCTGCTGAAGTTAGAATGGGTAAGGGAAAAGGAGCCCCAGAATATTGGGTTGCTGTAGTAAAGCCTGGAAGGATGTTGTTTGAATGTGATGGAGTGAGTGAAGAGATTGCTTCAGAAGCTCTTAGGTTAGCTGCACAAAAATTACCAGTTAAAACAAAATTTATTAAAAGACGGGATTTAATTAATTAA
- a CDS encoding 30S ribosomal protein S3, giving the protein MGQKTNPIGNRLGFIRGWDSAWYGGKDFGDRILEDYEIRKYLHARLKKASVSKIVIERTLKIITVTISTSRPGLIIGKGGQEVDKLKEELKKITSKEVQVNIYEIKRPELDAKLVARNIANQIEGRFPYRRATKMAIAAAMRMGAEGIKVQVSGRLNGVEMARSEMYKEGRTPLHTFRADIDYAIEEALTTYGLIGVKVWICKGEVYGKRSLTPIETIVVGTKRGSNRGSNRGSSRGSNRSSNQRKKNR; this is encoded by the coding sequence ATGGGACAAAAAACAAATCCAATAGGCAATAGACTAGGTTTTATAAGAGGTTGGGATTCAGCTTGGTATGGTGGTAAAGATTTTGGTGATAGAATTTTAGAAGATTATGAAATACGTAAATACCTTCACGCGAGATTAAAAAAAGCTAGTGTTTCAAAGATTGTTATTGAAAGAACATTGAAAATTATCACAGTTACAATTAGTACATCTAGGCCAGGTCTTATTATTGGAAAGGGAGGACAAGAAGTTGATAAATTAAAAGAGGAATTAAAAAAAATCACCTCCAAAGAAGTTCAGGTTAATATTTATGAAATTAAACGTCCTGAACTTGATGCTAAGTTAGTTGCTAGAAATATTGCCAATCAAATTGAAGGTAGATTTCCATATAGAAGGGCAACAAAGATGGCAATTGCAGCCGCAATGAGAATGGGAGCTGAAGGTATAAAAGTACAAGTTTCAGGAAGGTTAAATGGAGTCGAGATGGCTAGGTCTGAAATGTATAAAGAAGGCAGAACCCCTCTCCATACATTTCGTGCGGATATTGATTATGCCATTGAAGAAGCACTAACAACATATGGTTTAATTGGAGTTAAAGTTTGGATATGCAAAGGCGAGGTTTATGGTAAGCGGAGTTTGACACCCATTGAAACAATTGTTGTAGGTACTAAGAGAGGTTCAAATCGTGGTTCAAATCGTGGTTCAAGTCGTGGTTCAAATAGAAGTTCGAATCAAAGAAAAAAAAATAGATAA
- a CDS encoding 50S ribosomal protein L22, producing the protein MVDKKTNNTIEKTSSFDRKEVVAKLKNCPTSPRKMRLVADQIRGVNIDKALILLKHSTKEASIRLEKLLLSAISNWQMKHGSESSELIITKIFVDSGRMLKRMQPAPQGRAHRIRKRSNHVTIMVGLKDIN; encoded by the coding sequence ATGGTAGATAAAAAAACAAATAATACAATTGAAAAAACAAGCTCATTTGACAGAAAAGAGGTAGTTGCAAAATTAAAAAATTGTCCTACTTCACCTAGAAAAATGAGACTAGTTGCAGATCAGATTAGAGGTGTCAATATTGATAAGGCATTGATTTTATTAAAACATAGTACAAAGGAAGCTTCAATTAGATTAGAGAAGCTATTACTTTCAGCAATATCTAATTGGCAAATGAAACATGGATCTGAAAGTAGTGAGTTAATTATTACAAAAATATTTGTTGACTCTGGTAGAATGCTAAAAAGAATGCAGCCTGCTCCACAAGGTAGAGCACATAGAATTAGAAAACGTTCAAATCATGTAACAATAATGGTCGGTTTAAAAGATATAAATTAA
- a CDS encoding 30S ribosomal protein S19 — MGRSLKKGPYVHYKLLKKVEANVASNKKTVIKTWSRSSMIIPDFVGQTFAVHNGKQFVPVFITENMVGHKLGEFSPTRSFRGHGGKKR; from the coding sequence ATGGGAAGATCGTTAAAAAAAGGACCTTATGTACATTATAAACTACTAAAAAAGGTAGAAGCTAATGTGGCTAGTAATAAAAAGACTGTTATTAAAACGTGGAGTAGATCTTCAATGATTATTCCAGATTTTGTTGGTCAAACTTTTGCTGTGCACAATGGCAAACAATTTGTTCCAGTGTTTATAACAGAAAATATGGTAGGACATAAACTAGGAGAATTTTCACCAACTAGGTCATTTAGAGGTCACGGAGGTAAGAAAAGATAA
- a CDS encoding 50S ribosomal protein L2, whose amino-acid sequence MAIKKINPLTPGQRFKVVTTFDDVTASKPAKALTKVKTRSGGRNNDGRMTMRYLGGGHKKKYRIIDFKRDKFGIPATVKTIEYDPNRTARIALLFYADGEKRYIIAPKDLEVGSQLISGKGIAPNIGNTLFLSDIPLGTTVHNVELSPGKGASFARSAGAGVQLVAREGKYATLKLPSGETRLVLVTCLATIGVVSNSEHGLQKSGKAGRNRWFGRRPRTRGVAMNPVDHPMGGGEGKASGGHPRSRNGVPAKGFKTRAKKKLSNKYIVKRRK is encoded by the coding sequence TAACACCTGGTCAGCGTTTTAAAGTTGTTACAACATTTGATGATGTAACCGCTTCAAAACCTGCAAAGGCTTTAACAAAAGTAAAGACTCGAAGCGGAGGAAGAAATAATGATGGTAGAATGACAATGAGGTACCTAGGAGGTGGTCACAAGAAGAAATATCGAATTATTGATTTCAAACGAGATAAGTTTGGAATTCCTGCAACTGTAAAGACTATAGAGTACGATCCCAATAGAACAGCTAGAATTGCACTTTTGTTTTATGCTGATGGAGAAAAAAGATATATAATCGCTCCTAAAGACTTAGAGGTTGGTAGTCAATTAATTTCAGGCAAAGGTATAGCGCCAAATATTGGTAATACGCTATTTCTTTCGGATATTCCATTAGGTACTACTGTACATAATGTAGAGCTTTCTCCTGGAAAGGGTGCTTCTTTTGCAAGAAGTGCAGGAGCAGGAGTGCAGTTAGTTGCCAGAGAGGGAAAATATGCAACATTAAAGTTACCAAGTGGTGAAACAAGATTAGTTTTGGTTACTTGTTTAGCTACTATAGGTGTCGTATCCAACTCAGAACACGGTTTGCAAAAATCAGGAAAAGCGGGGCGAAACAGATGGTTTGGTAGAAGACCAAGGACAAGAGGTGTAGCTATGAACCCTGTTGATCATCCTATGGGTGGAGGTGAAGGAAAAGCATCAGGTGGACATCCTCGATCTAGAAACGGAGTTCCAGCCAAGGGATTTAAAACAAGAGCTAAGAAAAAGTTATCAAATAAATATATTGTAAAACGCAGAAAATAA